In the genome of Capsicum annuum cultivar UCD-10X-F1 unplaced genomic scaffold, UCD10Xv1.1 ctg3962, whole genome shotgun sequence, the window gttactTAATGTTGGAGGAACCTTATCTCcctattattgtttcttttcatatttatgaccatgtttccgaattattttttttcttccgcattactttgatcatatgaattaggtgcatgattaacagaaagataggggtgttttgggcctccatggttcgaaatgctcgtcacggccaggccctggttctgGTCGTGACAGCTTCACTCTTTCTACCAATCCAAACATATATTGATGAGGGTATATGTATAATAAATGCACCTTTGGAATCTAATGTTGACGGAGAAGGATCATTTAACATTTTCGGAATGAGATGCAAAAGATCGTATGGTGAATGAGGCGCGACTCTATACATCCTTAATAATGAACTTGGACTCAAAGGGAAAGCATGAACCTTTTTTTGGCATTGTAACAACTGACAAGCAAAACCAATATTTGGATCTGCGATGCCCCTTGCTGACTTTACGCACTCAAATGCATCATCAAAACTTTGTCCTTCTCTCCACATAATATAACCGATAACCAAAGAGGTTGACCGAGAGACCCCTTGGTAGCAATGTACAAAAACCCTTCCATGTTGCTCCCTGACTTCTTCAAAGTAGTCAAAAACATCATAGAGAATGCTAGTAATATCTTCTGACGGGCTATCTTGCAACCACAAAGTCCAATATATGAAATCACACTTGAAATACTTGGGGCATACGAAATCCACACAGTTAAGAACATGAGTAATCCCATTTTGGTTTGGTATATCCTTATCTTTTGCAACTGCATCCCCACCAAGAAAGACATGTTCAGCCACTTTTGAACGCACTTTATCGAAGAAAGCAATCTTTTCTCTTCTCACAAGCCCGGCATTAATCTCTGGGTTTTTATGTATGTTTGATAGATCCAGGTTAagtgtaagaccctgtaaaaaaTCACAcgtcaaattcagctcgtaaagctccatgagagattccaacacttagaaagtttttttgctaagtgttcaagttcaacacttactGTCATTTTAGACATCCTAACTTCGGGGATTTATctgatgaccttcccgacctccgtttttagattttcaagttgcgttgcaatGAGGAAAGTCCCTAGTATGTATTGGACACATTCCGGGCACATTTTGGGCATATTTCAGTGGCtaactcactggtttgaaatgctcccgcATTTCGGGCGCATTTCAGGTCAAAAgttttagtcaacttcaaactatcataacttcctgcatataatgaactgtgagagctgatatatataaatagaaagatctttgagtattctttccaatgcaatttgtttcatccaatttaaacattataataaaaagttatgatcaatttacttcatcCTATCAGCCTGAAAACAACAGAGGACAGAtgcgtctttctctctttctcNNNNNNNNNNNNNNNNNNNNNNNNNNNNNNNNNNNNNNNNNNNNNNNNNNNNNNNNNNNNNNNNNNNNNNNNNNNNNNNNNNNNNNNNNNNNNNNNNNNNNNNNNNNNNNNNNNNNNNNNNNNNNNNNNNNNNNNNNNNNNNNNNNNNNNNNNNNNNNNNNNNNNNNNNNNNNNNNNNNNNNNNNNNNNNNNNNNNNNNNNNNNNNNNNNNNNNNNNNNNNNNNNNNNNNNNNNNNNNNNNNNNNNNNNNNNNNNNNNNNNNNNNNNNNNNNNNNNNNNNNNNNNNNNNNNNNNNNNNNNNNNNNNNNNNNNNNNNNNNNNNNNNNNNNNNNNNNNNNNNNNNNNNNNNNNNNNNNNNNNNNNNNNNNNNNNNNNNNNNNNNNNNNNNNNNNNNNNNNNNNNNNNNNNNNNNNNNNNNNNNNNNNNNNNNNNNNNNNNNNNNNNNNNNNNNNNNNNNNNNNNNNNNNNNNNNNNNNNNNNNNNNNNNNNNNNNNNNNNNNNNNNNNNNNNNNNNNNNNNNNNNNNNNNNNNNNNNNNNNNNNNNNNNNNNNNNNNNNNNNNNNNNNNNNNNNNNNNNNNNNNNNNNNNNNNNNNNNNNNNNNNNNNNNNNNNNNNNNNNNNNNNNNNNNNNNNNNNNNNNNNNNNNNNNNNNNNNNNNNNNNNNNNNNNNNNNNNNNNNNNNNNNNNNNNNNNNNNNNNNNNNNNNNNNNNNNNNNNNNNNNNNNNNNNNNNNNNNNNNNNNNNNNNNNNNNNNNNNNNNNNNNNNNNNNNNNNNNNNNNNNNNNNNNNNNNNNNNNNNNNNNNNNNNNNNNNNNNNNNNNNNNNNNNNNNNNNNNNNNNNNNNNNNNNNNNNNNNNNNNNNNNNNNNNNNNNNNNNNNNNNNNNNNNNNNNNNNNNNNNNNNNNNNNNNNNNNNNNNNNNNNNNNNNNNNNNNNNNNNNNNNNNNNNNNNNNNNNNNNNNNNNNNNNNNNNNNNNNNNNNNNNNNNNNNNNNNNNNNNNNNNNNNNNNNNNNNNNNNNNNNNNNNNNNNNNNNNNNNNNNNNNNNNNNNNNNNNNNNNNNNNNNNNNNNNNNNNNNNNNNNNNNNNNNNNNNNNNNNNNNNNNNNNNNNNNNNNNNNNNNNNNNNNNNNNNNNNNNNNNNNNNNNNNNNNNNNNNNNNNNNNNNNNNNNNNNNNNNNNNNNNNNNNNNNNNNNNNNNNNNNNNNNNNNNNNNNNNNNNNNNNNNNNNNNNNNNNNNNNNNNNNNNNNNNNNNNNNNNNNNNNNNNNNNNNNNNNNNNNNNNNNNNNNNNNNNNNNNNNNNNNNNNNNNNNNNNNNNNNNNNNNNNNNNNNNNNNNNNNNNNNNNNNNNNNNNNNNNNNNNNNNNNNNNNNNNNNNNNNNNNNNNNNNNNNNNNNNNNNNNNNNNNNNNNNNNNNNNNNNNNNNNNNNNNNNNNNNNNNNNNNNNNNNNNNNNNNNNNNNNNNNNNNNNNNNNNNNNNNNNNNNNNNNNNNNNNNNNNNNNNNNNNNNNNNNNNNNNNNNNNNNNNNNNNNNNNNNNNNNNNNNNNNNNNNNNNNNNNNNNNNNNNNNNNNNNNNNNNNNNNNNNNNNNNNNNNNNNNNNNNNNNNNNNNNNNNNNNNNNNNNNNNNNNNNNNNNNNNNNNNNNNNNNNNNNNNNNNNNNNNNNNNNNNNNNNNNNNNNNNNNNNNNNNNNNNNNNNNNNNNNNNNNNNNNNNNNNNNNNNNNNNNNNNNNNNNNNNNNNNNNNNNNNNNNNNNNNNNNNNNNNNNNNNNNNNNNNNNNNNNNNNNNNNNNNNNNNNNNNNNNNNNNNNNNNNNNNNNNNNNNNNNNNNNNNNNNNNNNNNNNNNNNNNNNNNNNNNNNNNNNNNNNNNNNNNNNNNNNNNNNNNNNNNNNNNNNNNNNNNNNNNNNNNNNNNNNNNNNNNNNNNNNNNNNNNNNNNNNNNNNNNNNNNNNNNNNNNNNNNNNNNNNNNNNNNNNNNNNNNNNNNNNNNNNNNNNNNNNNNNNNNNNNNNNNNNNNNNNNNNNNNNNNNNNNNNNNNNNNNNNNNNNNNNNNNNNNNNNNNNNNNNNNNNNNNNNNNNNNNNNNNNNNNNNNNNNNNNNNNNNNNNNNNNNNNNNNNNNNNNNNNNNNNNNNNNNNNNNNNNNNNNNNNNNNNNNNNNNNNNNNNNNNNNNNNNNNNNNNNNNNNNNNNNNNNNNNNNNNNNNNNNNNNNNNNNNNNNNNNNNNNNNNNNNNNNNNNNNNNNNNNNNNNNNNNNNNNNNNNNNNNNNNNNNNNNNNNNNNNNNNNNNNNNNNNNNNNNNNNNNNNNNNNNNNNNNNNNNNNNNNNNNNNNNNNNNNNNNNNNNNNNNNNNNNNNNNNNNNNNNNNNNNNNNNNNNNNNNNNNNNNNNNNNNNNNNNNNNNNNNNNNNNNNNNNNNNNNNNNNNNNNNNNNNNNNNNNNNNNNNNNNNNNNNNNNNNNNNNNNNNNNNNNNNNNNNNNNNNNNNNNNNNNNNNNNNNNNNNNNNNNNNNNNNNNNNNNNNNNNNNNNNNNNNNNNNNNNNNNNNNNNNNNNNNNNNNNNNNNNNNNNNNNNNNNNNNNNNNNNNNNNNNNNNNNNNNNNNNNNN includes:
- the LOC124891669 gene encoding protein-tyrosine-phosphatase MKP1-like, encoding MTGLTLNLDLSNIHKNPEINAGLVRREKIAFFDKVRSKVAEHVFLGGDAVAKDKDIPNQNGITHVLNCVDFVCPKYFKCDFIYWTLWLQDSPSEDITSILYDVFDYFEEVREQHGRVFVHCYQGVSRSTSLVIGYIMWREGQSFDDAFECVKSARGIADPNIGFACQLLQCQKKVHAFPLSPSSLLRMYRVAPHSPYDLLHLIPKMLNDPSPSTLDSKGAFIIHIPSSIYVWIGRKSEAVTTRTRAWP